The following are from one region of the Arachis duranensis cultivar V14167 chromosome 10, aradu.V14167.gnm2.J7QH, whole genome shotgun sequence genome:
- the LOC110277051 gene encoding uncharacterized protein LOC110277051 translates to MLGGIGSTIAHGMGLGTGSAVAHRAMDAIMGPQTIDVVGKDAAAAPVPPANSMDACNIQSEAFQDCINSYGSDISRCQFYMDMLAECRKNNGAPMSA, encoded by the exons ATGCTTGGGGGTATTGGATCTACAATAGCCCATG GAATGGGTTTGGGCACTGGAAGTGCTGTGGCACATAGGGCTATGGATGCAATCATGGGACCGCAAACAATTGATGTCGTTGGGAAAGATGCTGCTGCTGCCCCTGTACCTCCCGCTAATAGTATGGATGCATGCAACATTCAGTCAGAGGCATTTCAGGAT TGCATCAACAGCTATGGAAGCGATATTAGCAGGTGCCAGTTTTACATGGACATGCTTGCAGAATGCAGAAAGAACAATGGTGCCCCAATGAGTGCTTGA
- the LOC107468637 gene encoding uncharacterized protein LOC107468637, whose amino-acid sequence MPRRSSGGRSARPAPRAAPRPAPVHQAPAPAPAPAQSGGGSMLGGIGSTIAQGMAFGTGSGVAHRAVDAIMGPRTIEVVGNDAAAAAAAAPVPTANSMDACNIHSKAFQDCINSYGSDISKCQFYMDMLAECRKNSGAPMSA is encoded by the exons ATGCCTCGCCGCAGCTCCGGTG GAAGATCTGCTCGCCCAGCTCCACGTGCAGCTCCACGTCCTGCTCCAG TTCACCAAGCTCCTGCTCCTGCTCCTGCTCCTGCTCAGAGCGGTGGTGGATCTATGCTTGGAGGTATTGGATCTACAATAGCCCAAG GAATGGCTTTTGGCACTGGAAGTGGTGTGGCACATAGGGCTGTGGATGCAATCATGGGACCCCGAACAATTGAAGTCGTTGGGAAtgatgctgctgctgctgctgctgctgcccCTGTACCTACCGCTAATAGTATGGATGCATGCAACATTCACTCAAAGGCATTCCAGGAT TGCATCAACAGCTATGGAAGCGATATTAGCAAGTGCCAGTTTTACATGGACATGCTTGCAGAATGCAGAAAGAACTCTGGTGCCCCAATGAGTGCTTGA